GATTTAGGATTGATAATTAAATCCAAATCTGAATATAAATATGAAGAGTTCTCTAGTTTTCCATATGCTCTAAGAGACCTGTCGTTGATTGTAGATAAAAAGGTTAAGTATGAAGAAATAAAGAATATAATCTTATTAGATAAATACGCAGTTGATACCGTAATTATAGATTCATATGAGGGTAATGAAATTCCTCAAAATAAGAAGAGCATTTCTATAAGAATTAGTTATCAATCTTTTGAAAATACTTTATCATCAAAAAATCTAGATAAAATTGAAGGAAATATACTCTCTAAATTAAATAAACATTTAGATGCATATATAAGAGAATAGTCATAATGAATAATAAAATAAGGAAATCCCACTATCATGCAGATATGCTTTCTGTAGAAGAAGCAAGAGATAAAATATTATCTAAATTTTCTACTCTTGAACCAAAAAATATAGATATATTAGAATCTTTAGGTTGTGTTGTTTCTAAAGATATTATTTCGGATATAAATGTTCCTCCCTGGGATAACTCAGCTATGGATGGATATGCAATAATCAAATCCGATGTTGAGAAAGCTAATGATAAAAATATTGTTTATTTGAAAGTAATTGAAGAAATACCTGCAGGTTCAATGCCTGAATTAACTTTATCATCTGGACAAGCTTCAAGAATAATGACAGGAGCCCCTATACCTAGTGGCTCAAATGCTGTAGTTCCATTTGAAGATACTACAGAGTTAGAAAATACTGATAAGAATTCAATCGGGATAAAAATTAAAGTAGAAAATAATGAAAATATAAGAAAAAAAAGTGAAGACATAAAAGAAGGAGATGTGATTATAAATAAAGGCTCAATAATAACATCAGCAACTATTGGAATGTTAGCATCTATCGGTCTAAGTAAGGTTTCTGTAATAAGAAAACCAGTTATTGGTATATTGTCTACAGGAGACGAGCTAATTGAGCCAGGTGAAAAGAATCAATTAGGAAAGATCTATAATTCTAATACTTATACGTTATCATCGTTAGTAAATGAATATGGAGGAATTCCTTTAATTCAAAAACATGCTAAAGATCAAGTTGAAGATCTTGAAAAAAAACTTTCAAAACTAAAAAATGTGGATTTAATTGTGACATCTGCAGGAGTATCAAAAGGTGACTACGATATTGTTAAGGATGTTTTAGATAAAAATGGAGATATAAATCTTTGGTCAGTTAATATGCGCCCTGCCAAACCTCTTGCATTTGGAATTATAGATATTGAAGGTAAAAAAATTCCACTTTTAGGGGTACCAGGTAATCCTGTTAGTGCTATGATAGCTTTTGAAAAATTTGGTAGATATGCTATTGATAAAATGAAAGGTAAAGAGGTTAGGGATAGACCTATTATAAAAGCTATTTTAGACTCAGATATTATAAATCATGACGGCAGAAGATTGTATGCAAGAGTGAAAGTCTTTGTTGATAAAAATTCTAAAAAAACTATAGCAGTTCCTATAACGAATCAAAGTTCTGGTGTGTTGACTTCTATGCATGAGGCCAATGGCTTTGGAATATGTCCATCAGATATTGATATAATTAAGAGAGGTGAAAAAGTCGATGTTGAAATGTTTACCTGGAATGATGAAATTTCAGAAATACTAAATAATAAGGATTAGATTATGACAATAAATAATGAAAGTGCAATTGGATTAGAAAAATATCAAATAAATATTGAAAAATTTGCAGATTCAAATCTATCTTTTAATTTTTTGGTGATAGAAAAATTTTTCAATAATAATAAGAAAAAAAAAGAATTAATGAATATGTCTACAGATCAGATATATGATGAAATTGCTAAAATACAAAATGATACTGATGATTCTCAAGAAGATTTTCTCTTGAAAAAGTTTGTTCTTCCAGGAACTTCTTTAATTGAAGCAGTTTTTAGAATA
This sequence is a window from Dehalococcoidia bacterium. Protein-coding genes within it:
- a CDS encoding molybdopterin molybdotransferase MoeA — protein: MNNKIRKSHYHADMLSVEEARDKILSKFSTLEPKNIDILESLGCVVSKDIISDINVPPWDNSAMDGYAIIKSDVEKANDKNIVYLKVIEEIPAGSMPELTLSSGQASRIMTGAPIPSGSNAVVPFEDTTELENTDKNSIGIKIKVENNENIRKKSEDIKEGDVIINKGSIITSATIGMLASIGLSKVSVIRKPVIGILSTGDELIEPGEKNQLGKIYNSNTYTLSSLVNEYGGIPLIQKHAKDQVEDLEKKLSKLKNVDLIVTSAGVSKGDYDIVKDVLDKNGDINLWSVNMRPAKPLAFGIIDIEGKKIPLLGVPGNPVSAMIAFEKFGRYAIDKMKGKEVRDRPIIKAILDSDIINHDGRRLYARVKVFVDKNSKKTIAVPITNQSSGVLTSMHEANGFGICPSDIDIIKRGEKVDVEMFTWNDEISEILNNKD